The region ATGATGAAAAGGGCAATTACCATATATGGTGGACCAGCGGGGACAGAGCCAAATTTAACGAGCTGGCAGGCCGGGTAGTGGCTTACTATGACGGACAGGAGGGCTATGAAGGCCGTCATGTAAACGGAACACAGACGTTGAATGAAAACATCGCAGATCTGGGCTCCATGGCCAGCATTACTTCTATTGTAGGAGACGATGTGGAAAGCCTTAAGAAGGTCTTTCAACAGTATGCCACCATATGGGCGGCTAAATATACGCCGGAAACTATGATCAAAAGGCTGAACACGGATGTTCATTCTCCGTCCAAGGTAAGGGTCAATGCAGTTCTAGGCGCCACAGATGCTTTTTATAAGGCGTATCCGGAAATTAAGGAAGGAGATGCTATGTATGTGGCTCCTCAGAAGCGTGTAAAGATTTGGTAGAATCCAAAGAACGTCTTGAAACGGCTTAAGCGGCTGAATCAAGGCGTTTTTCTTGTGCACCATTTTACGAACGCTCTTTTAAAATGATTAGAAAAGATTTCATAAAAATCTTGACAACCGCTATTGGTTAGTGTATACTAACTATTGTGTAATGGGAATGATTCTCATTAATAAAAAGTGCGAACCAGTTTACAGGTGTATCGATACGCCCGGTAACGGGACGGGGTCCTGCCTGACAGGCATGGGTAATTTAAAAAGAAAGAAGATGATGGATGATGCCTCTGACAATGGTGAAAACAGGTGAAGCCAATGTGATCCGCAAGGTGGGCGGCAAGGAAGAAACAAGACGTTTTTTAGAGAATCTGGGCTTTGTATCCGGAGGAGTTGTAACGGTTGTTTCCGAAATAGGCGGAAATATGATCGTAAATGTTAAGGATTCCAGAGTGGCGATTGGAAAGGATATGGCCAATAAGATCCTGGTGGAATAGAGAGGGAGAAAAAGACAATGACATTAAAGGAAATTCCATGCGGAAAAACAGTGAAGGTAACAAAGCTCACCGGGGAAGGCCCGGTTAAGAGGCGGATCATGGACATGGGGATCACAAAAGGCGTAGATATTTTTGTGAGAAAAGTCGCTCCCTTTGGAGACCCGGTGGAAGTGACCGTAAGAGGATATGAATTGTCTCTGCGGAAAGCGGATGCGGAAATGATTCTTGTGGAGTGATTTTTTTTACAAATGAGTTAGGTATGACTAATACCTGATAAATCAGGTGCTGACAGGCGGAAAGAGGTAGAGTATGTCAATTAAGATTGCATTAGCAGGTAATCCAAACTGCGGAAAGACAACGCTGTTTAACGCGCTTACAGGATCCAATCAGTTTGTGGGGAACTGGCCGGGCGTAACGGTAGAGAAGAAAGAAGGAAAGCTGAAGGGCCATAAGGATGTGATCATCATGGACCTTCCCGGCATTTATTCCCTTTCTCCCTATACCCTGGAGGAAGTTGTGGCCAGAAATTATCTGATCACAGAGCGGCCGGATGCGATTTTGAATATTGTAGATGGAACCAACATTGAGCGTAACTTATATTTGTCCACTCAGCTTATGGAGCTTGGAATTCCGGTGATCATGGCGGTCAACATGATGGACATTGTGGAGAAAAACGGAGACAAGATACATATTCAAAAGCTGAGCCAGAAACTGGGCTGCGAAGTAGTGGAGATTTCCGCATTAAAGGGAACCGGAATCCAGGAGGCGGCAAAAAAGGCCGTAGCCGTGGCAAATCAGAAAAACAAGGGAGTTCCGGTTCATAAATTTGCACCGGAAGTGGAATCAGTTCTGGATTCCGTTGAAGATAAGCTGGGAAATGAGATTCCCCAGGAGCAGAAACGCTTCTTTGCCATCAAGCTGCTGGAAAAGGATAATAAAATCCAGGCTCAGATGAAGCATGTTCCGGATGTGTCAGAAGAAATCAACCGGATTGAGAAGGAAATGGATGACGATACGGAGAGTATTATCACCAATGAGCGTTACGTATACATCTCTTCGATAATCCATGAGTGCTTTACCCGCAATAAAACGGAAAAACTGACAATATCCGACAAAATCGACCAGATCGTCACAAACCGTTTTCTGGCTCTGCCCATATTTGCCGTGGTCATGTACATCGTGTATTATGTGTCTGTTACAACCATTGGAACCTGGGCGACAGACTGGGCCAATGACGGAGTATTTGGAGAAGGATTTTCCCTCTTTGGCTTAAATGTTCCAGGTGTTCCTGTGGTGATGGAAGGAATCTTAACTGCGGTTGGATGTGCGGACTGGCTCCAGGGCCTGATCCTTGACGGAATCGTGGCAGGTGTAGGTGCAGTTCTTGGCTTTGTACCACAGATGCTGGTACTTTTCATCTTCCTGGCATTTTTGGAAGCCTGTGGTTATATGGCAAGAGTGGCGTTCATTATGGACCGTATTTTCCGTAAATTCGGCCTCTCCGGCAAATCCTTCATTCCGATGCTGATCGGAAGCGGCTGCGGCGTTCCGGGCATTATGGCCTCCCGTACCATTGAAAATGACCGTGACCGTAAAATGACCATTATGACAACCACGTTCATCCCCTGCGGAGCAAAGCTTCCCATCATTGCTTTGATTGCGGGCGCATTGTTCGGTGGAGCATGGTGGGTAGCTCCAAGTGCTTATTTCGTTGGTGTGGCAGCTATTATCTGCTCCGGCATCATTTTGAAAAAAACAAAAATGTTTGCAGGCGATCCGGCTCCCTTTGTTATGGAGCTTCCTGCATACCATATGCCTACGGTTATAAATATCTTAAGAAGCATGTGGGAAAGAGGCTGGTCCTTTATTAAGAAGGCCGGAACTATTATCCTGCTTTCTACCATCGTGGTATGGTTTGCTTCCTATTTTGGCTGGATAGACGGCCAATTCCAGATGCTGGAAAGCGGGCAGCTTGACCATAGCATTCTGGCAATGCTGGGAAGCAGCATCAGCTGGATCTTTACTCCACTTGGCTGGGGGGACTGGAAATCTGCAGTGGCTGCGATTACCGGACTGGTTGCCAAGGAAAATGTGGTAGGCACCTTCGGCATTCTCTTCGGTTTTGCAGAAGTGGCAGAAGATGGCTCTGAGATCTGGGGGACTCTGGCAGGAAGCATGACCCCTGTTGCCGCTTATTCCTTCCTGGTATTTAATCTTTTGTGTGCCCCTTGCTTTGCCGCTATGGGGGCAATCAGGAGAGAGATGAACAATGCCAGATGGTTCTGGTTTGCTGTGGGATATCAGACTCTGCTGGCTTATGTGGTATCCCTTTGTGTTTACCAGATCGGTACATTGGTGACTACTGGTACTTTTGGAATCTTTACAGTGGCAGCCTTTGCTCTGATCGCAGGATTCATTTACCTGCTGGTTAAACCATCAAAGGAAGAGAAAATGTCAAACATTCATTTAAGCAGCGTGGCTGGAGCGAAATAAGCTCTGGTCCTGGCGGGGAGCCTGTATCTTCCATGCAGGCTCCAATAATAAGGAGGTACTTATATGGGAACACTGGTAGTTTTAATTGTGGTAGCCGGTCTGGCTGCATTGGCAGTAAGAAGCATGATCCGTGATAAAAAGAACGGAAAGTCCATTCAGTGCGGTGGTGAATGTAAAAATTGCGGAGGGCACTGCCATTAATGAGGCGGCCGCCGGAAAAGATGTCTAACCCCCAATATACCTGTAAACGGAGGCATGCAAGTGGAGAAACAAACGAACATCAATGAGAAAAGAAAAGTGCCTGACTCCAGAAGCTATCACAGGACAAAAATGCAGAAAGAGCTGATCATTGAAAAGCTGAAGGAAAGAGGCTGCAGGATCACAAAGCAGCGCTGCACGCTGTTGGATGTCATACTGGAACACGAATGCTCCAGCTGCAAGGAGATCTATTATAAGGCAACAGGCGTGGATGATACCATCGGTGCCGCGACCGTTTACCGGATGGTCAATATCCTGGAAGAGATCGGAGCCATCAGCCGGAAAAATATGTACAAAATCGTCTATTCGGAAACCTGCCCGATGGAAGAGGCCTGTACCGTGGTTCTGGACGATGAAACGACTTATCAGCTTTCGGCTAAAAACTGGAACCAGGTGGTTCAGGCAGGGCTTACTGCCTGCGGATATCTGGAAGGCCAGAAAATTTCTTCTATAATAGTAAAACCCTGTGAATGTGAAAAAGCTGATTGCATTTCGCATGGAGTTAGCTATAACTAACTTAAGAAACGAGAATAGAAACTATGGATAGCGGACCAGAATATGAATTATGCACAGGCGGCGTGGATTATCATGAAATCATCCAATGCATTGTAAGCGCATTGGATGCCAAAGACCCCTATACCGCGGGGCATTCTCAAAGGGTGAGCGATATGGCGCTTGCCCTTTTGGAGTTTTTAAGTCTTGATAAAAATGAGATAGAAAAGATACATATCGCTGCCCATCTTCATGATATCGGGAAGATCGGAATTCCGGATTCGGTATTAAATAAGCCGGATAAGCTTTCTGAGGTAGAGTGGGAGGCCATGAAAAAGCATCCCAGGATTGGTGCTGATATTCTAAGTAAATCCCGGCATTTAAAAGAACTGAAGGATATTGTCCTGTATCATCATGAACGCTTTGACGGAAAAGGATATCCGGAAGGCCTGAAGGGAGATGAGATTCCTCTGGGAGCGAGGATCATCGCTGTCTGCGATTCCATTGATGCCATGACTTCAGACCGGGGATATCGGAGGGCTTATTCTCTGGAACACTGTTATGAAGAAATCAAAAAAAATCTGGGAGCAATGTATGATCCGGTTCTTGGGAATCTGGCACTGATGCATTGGGATCAGGTGACTGAAACCATACGCAGATTAGAAGGGAAACTATCGCCTCAGTAACTTGGAGCATCTGCTGTTCCGGGAAGGCGGGATTGACATTCCTGATTCCCTGATGTATACTTGCTATGAAAACTGAAAGGGGTGCTGGAGAAAGTCCGGCTGAGAGTAAGCAGAATTGCTTTAAACCCTCTAACCTGATCTGGATAATGCCAGCGTAGGAAGCCTTCAGGCTAAGCCTGTTCACCCGCCCGGATATCCGGGCGGGTTTTCTTAGTTTATATCATCACACAAAAGGAGAGAAAATTATGAATGCAAGCGTAGCGATCCAGACACTGCCGGAGGCAAAGAACGACGAGGAGCTGATCCGCATCGTTGACCAGGTGATCGATTATATCCGGAGTACCGGACTGAACTATTATGTAGGGCCTTTTGAAACTGCCATTGAAGGAGATTACGATGAGCTGATGGATATTGTCAAGGAATGCCAGCACATTGCCATCCGGGCAGGAGCGCCTTCTGTTGCCGCCTATATTAAAGTTACCTACCGGCCGGAAGGAGAGGTGCTAACGATTGAAAAGAAAGTCACAAAGCATCACAAGTAGGCTTTGGTCCTGGTCTGCGGTCCTTGGGCTTTTGATCCTGTGGCAGGGGATCACCGCTTTTGGTCTTGTGGACCGCTTTCTCCTCCCGTCTCCCATAAGCGTTGGAAAGGCCTTTGTAACGGAATTTCCCATACTGGCCTGCCATGGGGGAATTACCCTTCTTGAAGCGTTTTTAGGGCTGTTTCTGGGTGTGGCGACGGGCTTTGTAATCGCCGTAGTCATGGATCATTTTAATGGTCTTTACCGGGCCTTTTATCCGCTGATCGTCCTGACCCAGACGGTTCCAACCGTTGCCATTGCACCCCTTCTCGTATTATGGTTCGGATACGGCATGGTCCCAAAGGTGATCCTGATCATTCTGACCACCTTTTTCCCCATTACCGTAGGCCTGCTTACGGGATTTAAGTCGGTAAATCCCGATGCAGTGAATCTTTTAAGATCCATGGGAGCCGGAAAAATGAAAATATTCCGGTATATCAAGCTTCCCGGAGCCATGGGGCAGTTTTTTGCAAGCCTGAGGATATCCGTTTCCTACGCAGTGGTGGGGGCGGTCATCTCCGAATGGCTGGGAGGCTTTGGCGGACTGGGGGTTTACATGACCAGAGTGAAAAAATCCTTTGCCTTTGATAAGATGTTTGCGGTCATTTTTCTAATATCGGCTGTCAGCCTTCTCCTCATGAAAGGCGTGGACTTGCTTTCAAGAAAATGTATGCCATGGGAAGAGTGAAATATAAATCAAACATAAGAAATATTGGAAGAATCCCCTTCCTGGGATTTTCTTGCGCTTTAAGAAGCTGAAAGGAAAGAAGA is a window of [Clostridium] saccharolyticum WM1 DNA encoding:
- a CDS encoding FeoA family protein, which translates into the protein MMPLTMVKTGEANVIRKVGGKEETRRFLENLGFVSGGVVTVVSEIGGNMIVNVKDSRVAIGKDMANKILVE
- a CDS encoding FeoA family protein, with amino-acid sequence MTLKEIPCGKTVKVTKLTGEGPVKRRIMDMGITKGVDIFVRKVAPFGDPVEVTVRGYELSLRKADAEMILVE
- the feoB gene encoding ferrous iron transport protein B — translated: MSIKIALAGNPNCGKTTLFNALTGSNQFVGNWPGVTVEKKEGKLKGHKDVIIMDLPGIYSLSPYTLEEVVARNYLITERPDAILNIVDGTNIERNLYLSTQLMELGIPVIMAVNMMDIVEKNGDKIHIQKLSQKLGCEVVEISALKGTGIQEAAKKAVAVANQKNKGVPVHKFAPEVESVLDSVEDKLGNEIPQEQKRFFAIKLLEKDNKIQAQMKHVPDVSEEINRIEKEMDDDTESIITNERYVYISSIIHECFTRNKTEKLTISDKIDQIVTNRFLALPIFAVVMYIVYYVSVTTIGTWATDWANDGVFGEGFSLFGLNVPGVPVVMEGILTAVGCADWLQGLILDGIVAGVGAVLGFVPQMLVLFIFLAFLEACGYMARVAFIMDRIFRKFGLSGKSFIPMLIGSGCGVPGIMASRTIENDRDRKMTIMTTTFIPCGAKLPIIALIAGALFGGAWWVAPSAYFVGVAAIICSGIILKKTKMFAGDPAPFVMELPAYHMPTVINILRSMWERGWSFIKKAGTIILLSTIVVWFASYFGWIDGQFQMLESGQLDHSILAMLGSSISWIFTPLGWGDWKSAVAAITGLVAKENVVGTFGILFGFAEVAEDGSEIWGTLAGSMTPVAAYSFLVFNLLCAPCFAAMGAIRREMNNARWFWFAVGYQTLLAYVVSLCVYQIGTLVTTGTFGIFTVAAFALIAGFIYLLVKPSKEEKMSNIHLSSVAGAK
- a CDS encoding FeoB-associated Cys-rich membrane protein — encoded protein: MGTLVVLIVVAGLAALAVRSMIRDKKNGKSIQCGGECKNCGGHCH
- a CDS encoding transcriptional repressor, whose translation is MQVEKQTNINEKRKVPDSRSYHRTKMQKELIIEKLKERGCRITKQRCTLLDVILEHECSSCKEIYYKATGVDDTIGAATVYRMVNILEEIGAISRKNMYKIVYSETCPMEEACTVVLDDETTYQLSAKNWNQVVQAGLTACGYLEGQKISSIIVKPCECEKADCISHGVSYN
- a CDS encoding HD-GYP domain-containing protein produces the protein MDSGPEYELCTGGVDYHEIIQCIVSALDAKDPYTAGHSQRVSDMALALLEFLSLDKNEIEKIHIAAHLHDIGKIGIPDSVLNKPDKLSEVEWEAMKKHPRIGADILSKSRHLKELKDIVLYHHERFDGKGYPEGLKGDEIPLGARIIAVCDSIDAMTSDRGYRRAYSLEHCYEEIKKNLGAMYDPVLGNLALMHWDQVTETIRRLEGKLSPQ
- a CDS encoding thiamine-binding protein, with product MNASVAIQTLPEAKNDEELIRIVDQVIDYIRSTGLNYYVGPFETAIEGDYDELMDIVKECQHIAIRAGAPSVAAYIKVTYRPEGEVLTIEKKVTKHHK
- a CDS encoding ABC transporter permease; translated protein: MKRKSQSITSRLWSWSAVLGLLILWQGITAFGLVDRFLLPSPISVGKAFVTEFPILACHGGITLLEAFLGLFLGVATGFVIAVVMDHFNGLYRAFYPLIVLTQTVPTVAIAPLLVLWFGYGMVPKVILIILTTFFPITVGLLTGFKSVNPDAVNLLRSMGAGKMKIFRYIKLPGAMGQFFASLRISVSYAVVGAVISEWLGGFGGLGVYMTRVKKSFAFDKMFAVIFLISAVSLLLMKGVDLLSRKCMPWEE